One genomic region from Aerosakkonema funiforme FACHB-1375 encodes:
- a CDS encoding GAF domain-containing sensor histidine kinase, with protein sequence MPASSEFVALCQAQVALLTQALGATLSVVYLTEEFVEGQEAKLIPVVAFPEQTVLWQEKDSLALLPDAIERLNNVPRLLSAAPQDSLTPQKSDVGGGDREARQGRNGHTLVQQRQIVLPLIHEGVVMGLLVTSRKDRPWNEQEIMEIERIAHTMAIACILDQRSQWLSQQFSQQQRLQTQQNDLLHNLLHQLRNPLTALRTFGKLLLKRLQLEDANRDIASNILRESDRIQELLQQFDGVVDLTVNDRVSLPTFPELVSVDSKTAVESVTEPPSENKRLLLLPEAGLMGLESLAPCSVTQVLEPLITSAMAIAQERNLKLKADIQSNLPLVKANAKALREVFSNLIDNALKYTPSGGIIYIQAGLERQFPQGRWQGVGVSDTGPGIPPQDLERLFERHYRGVQANTSIPGTGLGLAIARDLVRQMQGEIEVFSPSTHSADGVVGATFIVWLAES encoded by the coding sequence ATGCCAGCCAGTTCGGAATTTGTTGCTCTGTGTCAAGCTCAAGTCGCACTGCTTACCCAGGCGCTGGGAGCTACTTTGAGCGTGGTGTATTTGACAGAAGAATTTGTGGAGGGACAAGAGGCAAAACTGATCCCTGTGGTGGCCTTCCCAGAACAAACCGTGCTTTGGCAGGAGAAGGACTCGCTGGCGCTTTTACCAGATGCGATCGAGCGGTTAAACAATGTCCCTCGTTTACTCTCAGCGGCACCGCAAGACTCTTTAACGCCTCAGAAGTCTGACGTAGGTGGGGGAGATCGGGAGGCGCGGCAGGGAAGAAATGGTCATACTTTAGTGCAACAGCGCCAAATAGTTTTGCCTTTGATCCACGAAGGAGTGGTGATGGGCTTGTTGGTCACGAGTCGCAAGGATCGACCCTGGAATGAGCAGGAAATAATGGAGATCGAACGGATCGCTCATACAATGGCGATCGCTTGTATTCTAGACCAACGCTCTCAATGGCTGAGTCAGCAATTTAGTCAACAACAGCGCCTCCAGACTCAGCAAAACGACCTTCTGCATAATTTGCTGCACCAGCTTCGTAACCCTCTGACGGCTTTGCGGACATTTGGGAAGTTGCTGCTGAAGCGGCTGCAATTAGAAGATGCAAACCGGGATATAGCTTCTAACATTTTGCGAGAAAGCGATCGCATCCAAGAATTACTGCAACAGTTCGACGGTGTTGTGGATCTGACCGTTAACGACCGCGTTTCCCTGCCGACTTTCCCAGAGTTGGTGTCGGTTGATAGTAAAACTGCTGTTGAGAGTGTTACTGAACCGCCGTCAGAAAATAAACGGTTACTCCTATTACCCGAAGCAGGATTGATGGGGCTGGAATCTCTGGCACCTTGCTCTGTGACACAAGTGTTGGAACCGCTGATAACATCGGCTATGGCGATCGCGCAAGAACGAAATTTAAAGCTAAAAGCGGATATTCAGAGCAATTTGCCGCTTGTAAAAGCCAATGCCAAGGCTTTACGGGAAGTTTTTAGCAATTTAATCGATAATGCTTTAAAATATACGCCGTCTGGGGGAATAATCTACATTCAGGCAGGGTTAGAGCGACAATTTCCTCAAGGTCGGTGGCAGGGGGTAGGGGTGAGCGACACTGGCCCTGGCATTCCGCCCCAAGATTTAGAGCGGCTATTTGAGCGGCATTACCGGGGAGTTCAAGCAAATACAAGTATTCCCGGCACTGGCTTGGGTTTGGCGATCGCACGAGATTTGGTACGGCAAATGCAGGGTGAAATAGAGGTTTTCAGCCCATCCACACACTCTGCTGATGGCGTCGTGGGTGCTACTTTTATTGTGTGGCTGGCAGAAAGCTAA
- a CDS encoding DUF3155 domain-containing protein: MARRRKRKSRRRQEGRRILEHVPQYSIESGQDKPVTAARKFIQAEGIVPPALLLVKRNEHTTDRYFWAEKGLFGAQYVEENHFLFPSLRELEHSSEKVAVAVQSG, from the coding sequence TTGGCTAGGAGACGTAAGCGCAAAAGTCGCCGTCGCCAAGAAGGGCGCAGGATTCTTGAGCACGTGCCTCAATATAGCATCGAAAGTGGGCAGGATAAACCAGTAACGGCGGCTCGAAAATTTATTCAAGCTGAAGGAATTGTCCCACCTGCTCTGCTGTTGGTTAAGCGGAACGAGCATACCACAGATCGGTACTTTTGGGCAGAAAAGGGCTTGTTTGGGGCTCAGTATGTGGAAGAAAACCATTTCCTGTTTCCCAGCCTAAGAGAGTTGGAACACTCTAGCGAAAAAGTTGCAGTCGCTGTTCAGAGCGGCTGA